One region of Hydrogenobaculum sp. Y04AAS1 genomic DNA includes:
- the carA gene encoding glutamine-hydrolyzing carbamoyl-phosphate synthase small subunit, which produces MKAILCLEDGTYFIGKSFGKTGECFGEVVFNTAITGYQEIITDPSYKGQIVVMTTPQIGNYGVNNNVESDSPKVAGFVVREISKIDSNHTSIDTLSSYLEKHNIVGISNIDTRALVKILRERGVTRGFISTIDLKPKAIYEKVRMVKDISSLDLVSEVTTDKIYKVHAYKSSKHFVLVDFGIKQSIIRYLVENDITCTVVPANTPKEDIEAMNPDAVFLSNGPGDPANVLNGIAIAKHFFGKKPIFGICLGHQIMSLAIGAKTYKLKFGHHGANHPVKDMRNNRVVITSQNHNYAVEDLPDFMEVTHINLLDNTIEGMIHKNIPYYSVQFHPEASPGPHDALYIFKEFKDMA; this is translated from the coding sequence ATGAAAGCAATCTTATGTCTTGAAGATGGTACATACTTTATAGGCAAATCTTTTGGCAAAACTGGGGAATGTTTTGGAGAAGTGGTATTTAACACCGCAATAACAGGTTATCAAGAGATTATAACAGACCCCTCTTACAAAGGCCAAATAGTGGTGATGACAACCCCCCAGATAGGGAATTACGGTGTAAACAACAATGTAGAGTCAGATTCCCCCAAAGTCGCAGGTTTCGTGGTAAGGGAAATATCAAAGATAGATAGCAATCATACGTCTATAGACACTCTATCCTCTTACCTTGAAAAGCACAACATAGTAGGGATATCAAACATAGACACGAGGGCTTTGGTAAAAATACTACGAGAAAGAGGCGTTACCAGAGGATTTATATCTACTATAGATTTAAAGCCAAAAGCTATATACGAAAAGGTAAGGATGGTAAAAGATATATCTTCTCTTGATTTGGTATCTGAGGTAACTACGGATAAGATTTATAAAGTTCACGCTTATAAAAGCTCAAAACACTTTGTATTGGTAGATTTTGGTATAAAACAAAGTATAATAAGATATCTTGTAGAAAATGACATCACCTGCACCGTAGTACCAGCAAACACACCAAAAGAAGATATAGAAGCTATGAATCCAGATGCAGTGTTTTTGTCAAATGGGCCTGGAGACCCAGCAAACGTGCTAAACGGTATCGCCATAGCCAAACATTTTTTTGGTAAAAAGCCCATATTTGGTATATGTCTTGGTCATCAAATCATGTCTTTGGCAATTGGAGCCAAAACTTACAAGTTAAAATTTGGGCATCACGGAGCCAATCATCCTGTTAAGGATATGAGAAACAATAGAGTAGTAATAACTTCTCAAAATCACAATTACGCCGTAGAAGATTTACCGGATTTCATGGAAGTCACACATATAAACCTTTTAGACAACACCATAGAGGGTATGATCCACAAAAATATCCCATATTACTCTGTGCAATTTCACCCAGAGGCCTCACCTGGACCTCACGATGCTCTTTATATATTTAAAGAGTTCAAAGATATGGCTTAA